One stretch of Nomascus leucogenys isolate Asia chromosome 7b, Asia_NLE_v1, whole genome shotgun sequence DNA includes these proteins:
- the SELENOW gene encoding LOW QUALITY PROTEIN: selenoprotein W (The sequence of the model RefSeq protein was modified relative to this genomic sequence to represent the inferred CDS: inserted 1 base in 1 codon): protein MWQPRAMALAVRVVYCXLQLKKKLEDKFPGRLDICSEGTPQATGFFEAMVAGKLIHSKKKGDGYVDTESKFLKLVAAIKAALAQG from the exons ATGTGGCAGCCCCGAGCCATGGCTCTCGCTGTCCGAGTCGTTTATT ATCTTCAGCTCAAGAAGAAGTTAGAAGATAAGTTCCCCGGCCGCCTGGACATTTGCAGCGAGGGAACTCCCCAGGCCACCGGGTTCTTTGAGGCAATGGTAGCCGGGAAGTTGATTCACTCTAAGAAGAAAGGCGATGGCTACGTGGACACAGAAAGCAAGTTTCTGAAGCTGGTAGCCGCCATCAAAGCCGCCTTGGCTCAGGGCTAA